Proteins encoded together in one Bradyrhizobium sp. CB82 window:
- the tkt gene encoding transketolase translates to MMQVDATRMANTQLDATRMANAIRGLAMDAVEKAKSGHPGLPMGAADIATVLFTQFLKFDAQAPAWPDRDRFVLSAGHGSMLLYSLLFLTGNPDMTLDQLKRFRQLGSLTPGHPENFHTKGIETTTGPLGQGISTAVGMALAEKMLAAEFGKKIVDHHTYVLASDGDLMEGVSQEAIAMAGHWKLNKLIVLYDDNGISIDGPTSIADSVDQVKRFKSAGWAAEKIDGQDQAAISAAITRAKKSNKPTLIACRTTIGYGAPHKAGTAKVHGEALGADELKAAKENLGIALEPFSVPDDVLKAWRAVGSRGAAARQEWEARISELGSRKRAEFERRLRHERPASLAKALKAHKKGLLENPLNVATRKSSEAAIEAIATAMPMEFLAGSADLTGSNNNKAKSAVAFSAKTPKGRFIHYGIREHGMCAAMNGIFLHGGFAPNGATFLVFTDYARPAMRIAALMGAGVVYVMTHDSIGLGEDGPTHQPVEHLAALRAIPNMRVFRPCDSIEVAECWELALNRIDGPTVLALTRQNLPQLRTSANENPCQYGAYELVAAQGEAKATLFASGSEVEIAVAAQKQLAERGIPTRVVSVPSLELLLAQPEAQRAAIIGNAPVKVAIEAAVRWGWDAVIGQDGEFVGMHSFGASAPAKDLFKHFGITAEAAVNAVVKRVS, encoded by the coding sequence ATGATGCAGGTCGATGCCACCCGTATGGCCAATACGCAGCTCGACGCCACCCGTATGGCCAACGCGATCCGCGGGCTCGCGATGGACGCAGTCGAGAAGGCCAAGTCCGGCCATCCCGGCCTGCCGATGGGCGCCGCCGACATTGCGACCGTCCTGTTCACGCAGTTCCTGAAATTCGACGCCCAGGCACCCGCCTGGCCCGACCGCGACCGCTTCGTGCTATCGGCCGGCCATGGCTCGATGCTGCTCTATTCGCTGCTGTTCCTGACCGGCAATCCGGACATGACGCTGGACCAGCTCAAGCGGTTCCGCCAGCTCGGCTCGCTGACCCCGGGCCATCCTGAGAACTTCCACACCAAGGGCATCGAGACCACCACCGGTCCGCTCGGCCAGGGCATTTCCACCGCGGTCGGCATGGCGCTCGCGGAGAAGATGCTGGCCGCCGAGTTCGGCAAGAAGATCGTCGACCACCACACCTATGTGCTCGCTTCTGATGGCGACCTGATGGAAGGCGTGTCGCAGGAAGCAATCGCCATGGCCGGGCACTGGAAGCTGAACAAGCTGATCGTGCTCTATGACGACAACGGCATCTCGATCGACGGCCCGACCTCGATCGCCGATTCCGTCGACCAGGTGAAACGCTTCAAGTCCGCCGGCTGGGCTGCCGAGAAGATCGATGGGCAAGACCAGGCCGCGATATCAGCAGCGATCACGCGCGCAAAGAAATCCAACAAGCCGACGCTGATCGCCTGCCGCACCACCATCGGCTACGGCGCGCCGCACAAGGCCGGCACAGCAAAGGTGCATGGCGAGGCGCTCGGCGCCGACGAGCTCAAGGCCGCCAAGGAAAATCTCGGCATCGCGCTCGAGCCTTTCTCGGTGCCCGACGACGTGCTCAAGGCCTGGCGCGCGGTTGGCAGCCGTGGCGCGGCCGCGCGGCAGGAGTGGGAAGCGCGGATTAGTGAACTTGGCAGCCGCAAGCGCGCCGAGTTCGAGCGCCGCCTGCGCCATGAGCGTCCCGCTTCGCTGGCGAAGGCGCTGAAGGCGCACAAGAAGGGCCTTCTGGAGAATCCGCTCAACGTCGCGACGCGCAAATCCTCGGAAGCAGCGATCGAGGCGATCGCCACGGCGATGCCGATGGAGTTCTTGGCGGGCTCGGCCGACCTCACCGGCTCCAACAACAACAAGGCGAAATCGGCGGTCGCCTTCTCCGCCAAGACGCCGAAGGGCCGATTCATCCATTACGGCATCCGCGAGCACGGCATGTGTGCCGCCATGAACGGCATCTTCCTGCACGGCGGCTTCGCGCCCAACGGCGCGACGTTCCTGGTATTCACCGACTACGCGCGGCCCGCGATGCGGATTGCCGCGTTAATGGGCGCTGGTGTCGTCTACGTGATGACCCACGACTCCATCGGTCTCGGCGAGGACGGTCCGACCCATCAGCCGGTCGAGCATCTCGCTGCGCTGCGCGCCATTCCGAACATGCGCGTCTTCCGCCCCTGCGACTCCATCGAGGTCGCCGAGTGCTGGGAGCTGGCGCTGAACCGCATCGACGGGCCGACGGTGCTGGCGCTGACGCGTCAGAACCTGCCGCAGCTCCGCACCTCTGCCAACGAGAACCCCTGCCAGTACGGCGCCTACGAGCTCGTCGCCGCGCAAGGCGAAGCCAAGGCGACGCTGTTTGCCTCGGGCTCCGAGGTCGAGATCGCGGTCGCCGCCCAGAAGCAGCTCGCCGAGCGCGGCATCCCGACGCGGGTGGTCTCGGTGCCCTCGCTCGAGCTCTTGTTAGCGCAACCAGAGGCCCAGCGTGCCGCCATCATCGGCAACGCGCCGGTCAAGGTGGCAATCGAGGCCGCGGTGCGCTGGGGCTGGGATGCCGTGATCGGCCAGGATGGCGAATTTGTCGGCATGCATTCCTTTGGCGCGAGCGCGCCGGCCAAGGACCTTTTCAAGCACTTTGGAATTACCGCCGAGGCTGCGGTTAACGCCGTCGTGAAGCGCGTTTCCTGA
- a CDS encoding TIGR00282 family metallophosphoesterase, which yields MRILFVGDVVGRAGRAAIAEHLPNMVRDWSLDFVVVNGENSAGGFGITEAIYHELLDAGADAVTLGNHSWDQREALVFIERAERLVRPANYPRGTPGRGAALVETKNGRRALVVNALGRVFMTPFDDPFAALERELGACPLREAADAIVVDFHCEATSEKQGIGFFCDGRASLVVGTHTHVPTADHQILPGGTAYMTDAGMTGDYDSIIGMQKEEPLRRFTSGIASSRFEPAMGVATLSGVAVETDDATGLALKIAPVRAGGRLEPATPRFWLS from the coding sequence TTGCGCATTCTCTTCGTGGGTGACGTTGTCGGCCGGGCCGGCCGCGCGGCGATCGCCGAGCACCTGCCCAACATGGTCCGCGACTGGTCGCTCGATTTCGTCGTCGTCAACGGCGAAAATTCCGCCGGCGGTTTCGGCATCACCGAAGCGATCTACCACGAGCTGCTCGACGCCGGCGCCGACGCGGTCACGCTCGGCAACCATTCCTGGGACCAGCGCGAGGCGCTGGTGTTCATCGAGCGCGCCGAGCGCCTGGTGCGGCCGGCGAACTATCCGCGCGGCACGCCAGGTCGCGGTGCCGCGCTGGTCGAGACCAAGAACGGCCGCCGTGCGCTCGTCGTCAACGCGCTGGGCCGTGTCTTCATGACGCCGTTCGACGATCCCTTCGCCGCGCTCGAGCGCGAGCTCGGCGCCTGCCCCTTGCGCGAGGCGGCCGATGCGATCGTGGTCGATTTCCATTGCGAAGCGACCAGCGAGAAGCAGGGTATCGGCTTCTTCTGCGACGGCCGCGCCAGCCTCGTCGTCGGCACGCATACGCATGTACCGACTGCCGATCACCAGATTCTCCCCGGCGGCACAGCCTACATGACCGATGCCGGCATGACCGGCGACTACGACTCGATCATCGGCATGCAGAAGGAAGAGCCGCTGCGCCGTTTCACGTCCGGGATCGCGTCCAGCCGTTTCGAGCCGGCGATGGGAGTTGCCACGCTGAGCGGGGTCGCGGTGGAGACGGATGATGCAACGGGCCTCGCGTTGAAGATTGCGCCGGTACGCGCGGGTGGCCGGCTCGAGCCGGCGACGCCGAGGTTCTGGTTGAGTTGA
- the ruvB gene encoding Holliday junction branch migration DNA helicase RuvB produces MNTPSRIVTPERRSDDVGDTALRPQSLTEFVGQQQARKNLSIFIDAARKRGEALDHVLFVGPPGLGKTTLAQIVARELGVGFRATSGPVIAKAGDLAALLTNLEERDVLFIDEIHRLSPAVEEVLYPAMEDFQLDLIIGEGPAARSVKIELAKFTLVGATTRAGLLTNPLRDRFGIPIRLNFYTVEELEGIVTRGARVLNVGMSPDGANEIARRARGTPRIAGRLLRRVRDFASAANADTIDRTIADHALSALEVDAAGLDAMDRRYLTTIALNYGGGPVGVETMAAALSEPRDAIEDIIEPYLIQCGYLQRTPRGRLLTTHAFRHLGLTEPSRDPAQFGLFGTDESDD; encoded by the coding sequence GTGAACACGCCCTCCCGCATCGTCACGCCCGAGCGCCGCAGCGACGATGTCGGCGATACCGCGCTGCGCCCGCAATCGCTCACCGAATTCGTCGGCCAGCAGCAGGCGCGTAAGAACCTGTCCATCTTCATCGATGCGGCGCGTAAGCGCGGCGAGGCGCTGGATCACGTGCTGTTCGTGGGTCCCCCCGGTCTCGGCAAGACCACGCTGGCGCAGATCGTGGCGCGTGAGCTCGGCGTCGGCTTTCGCGCCACAAGCGGTCCCGTGATCGCCAAGGCCGGCGATCTTGCGGCGCTGCTCACCAATCTCGAAGAGCGCGATGTGCTCTTCATCGACGAGATCCATCGCCTGAGCCCAGCGGTGGAAGAGGTGCTCTATCCTGCGATGGAGGATTTCCAGCTCGACCTCATCATCGGCGAGGGGCCGGCGGCGCGCTCCGTCAAGATCGAACTCGCAAAGTTCACCCTCGTCGGCGCGACGACGCGCGCCGGGCTTCTCACCAATCCGCTGCGCGACCGTTTCGGCATCCCGATCCGGTTGAATTTCTATACGGTCGAGGAGCTGGAAGGCATCGTCACGCGCGGCGCGCGCGTGCTCAATGTCGGCATGAGCCCCGATGGCGCCAACGAGATCGCGCGCCGCGCCCGCGGCACGCCGCGCATCGCCGGCCGGCTTTTGCGGCGGGTGCGAGATTTTGCATCGGCAGCCAATGCCGACACGATTGATCGGACGATCGCCGATCACGCGCTGAGTGCGCTCGAGGTCGATGCCGCGGGCCTGGACGCCATGGACCGGCGCTATCTCACCACGATTGCGCTCAACTATGGCGGTGGCCCGGTCGGCGTCGAGACCATGGCGGCGGCGCTGTCCGAGCCGCGCGATGCGATTGAGGACATCATCGAACCCTATCTGATCCAGTGCGGCTATCTCCAGCGCACCCCGCGCGGCCGTCTCCTCACCACGCACGCCTTCCGCCATCTCGGCCTCACTGAGCCCTCGCGCGATCCGGCGCAGTTTGGCCTGTTCGGCACGGACGAGAGCGACGACTAA
- the ruvA gene encoding Holliday junction branch migration protein RuvA — protein MIGKLKGLIDSYGEDFVILDVGGVGYQVHCSTRTLQHLPSPGEAAVLSIETYVREDQIKLFGFRTDQEREWFRLLQTVQGVGAKVALAVLGTLQPSDLANAIALRDKAAVSRTPGVGPKVAERIVTELKDKAPAYANVDPHVVHLAGAVDDQRAPRPVADAISALVNLGYGQPQAAAAIATASRNAGENAETAQLIRLGLKELSK, from the coding sequence ATGATCGGCAAGCTCAAGGGCCTGATCGATTCCTACGGCGAGGATTTCGTCATCCTCGACGTCGGCGGCGTCGGCTATCAGGTGCATTGTTCGACGCGCACGCTGCAGCACCTGCCCTCGCCCGGGGAAGCCGCCGTGCTCTCGATCGAGACCTACGTCCGCGAGGACCAGATCAAACTGTTCGGCTTCCGCACCGACCAGGAGCGCGAATGGTTTCGCCTGCTCCAGACCGTGCAGGGCGTTGGCGCCAAGGTCGCACTCGCGGTGCTCGGCACGCTGCAGCCTTCCGATCTCGCGAATGCGATCGCGCTGCGCGACAAGGCTGCGGTGTCGCGCACGCCGGGCGTCGGCCCCAAGGTCGCCGAGCGCATCGTCACCGAATTGAAGGACAAGGCGCCGGCCTACGCCAATGTCGATCCGCACGTCGTGCATCTGGCCGGCGCAGTCGACGACCAGCGCGCCCCGAGGCCCGTCGCCGACGCGATCTCCGCGCTGGTCAATCTCGGTTACGGCCAGCCGCAGGCGGCGGCCGCCATCGCCACGGCGTCACGCAACGCCGGCGAGAATGCGGAGACCGCCCAGCTCATCCGCCTGGGTCTGAAAGAATTGTCGAAATAG
- a CDS encoding DUF6869 domain-containing protein, with product MRTIDRIEREARADRRFHDLLRGVWYYRASDELRTRLDALGRPEGPLTFLLAICTSAPQFRFNRETLRQGITPGSA from the coding sequence TTGCGCACCATCGACCGCATCGAGCGCGAGGCGCGCGCCGACAGGCGCTTCCATGACTTGCTCCGCGGCGTCTGGTATTACCGGGCGTCCGACGAATTGAGGACGCGTCTGGATGCGCTGGGTCGGCCTGAGGGACCGTTAACGTTTCTGCTGGCGATCTGCACGAGCGCACCCCAATTCCGCTTCAATCGGGAGACATTGAGGCAAGGCATCACACCCGGTTCCGCATGA
- a CDS encoding DUF4164 domain-containing protein: MTESAAVEIEIATRRLTAALDALESAVERRRDADRDENELATRIQALGTDRSRLADELDGALMKARKLERTNREVSDRLDAAIVTIRSVLDTGEDG; encoded by the coding sequence ATGACGGAGTCCGCCGCCGTCGAGATCGAGATCGCGACCCGCAGACTCACGGCCGCGCTCGACGCGCTGGAGAGCGCGGTCGAGCGACGGCGCGATGCCGATCGCGACGAGAACGAGCTCGCGACGCGCATCCAGGCGCTGGGCACCGATCGCTCGCGTTTAGCCGACGAACTCGACGGTGCGTTGATGAAGGCGCGCAAGCTCGAGCGCACCAATCGCGAAGTCTCCGATCGGCTGGACGCTGCGATCGTCACGATACGTTCGGTGCTCGATACCGGAGAGGATGGATGA
- a CDS encoding cell division protein ZapA, which produces MSHINVTINGRQYRMACEEGQEVRLLKLAESLESRIQNLRGKFGEIGDARLTVMAALTVCDELVDAGNRVRTLETEVNELRDFRNAAAERARMTQTAVVNALNAAAERIEKSTQVLNRTVGNGIAIG; this is translated from the coding sequence ATGAGCCACATCAACGTCACCATCAACGGCCGGCAATACCGCATGGCCTGCGAGGAAGGGCAGGAGGTGCGGCTGCTCAAGCTCGCCGAAAGCCTGGAATCGCGGATCCAGAATCTGCGCGGAAAGTTCGGCGAGATCGGCGATGCGCGGCTCACCGTGATGGCGGCGCTGACCGTATGCGACGAGCTGGTCGATGCGGGAAATCGCGTGCGGACCCTGGAAACCGAAGTGAACGAGCTGAGGGATTTCCGCAATGCCGCTGCCGAGCGCGCCCGGATGACGCAGACCGCAGTGGTCAACGCGCTGAATGCCGCCGCCGAGCGCATCGAGAAATCGACCCAGGTCCTGAATCGGACCGTCGGCAACGGGATTGCGATCGGCTGA
- a CDS encoding 5-formyltetrahydrofolate cyclo-ligase: MPAHSQKAELRAKALAKRDALSEKKRAAAAAKLGKRGLPLEIVPGSIVSGYSPIRSEIDPVPLMQKLAAEGAQLALPCITTRGKSLIFRIWHPNDRLMLGPLGIPEPSPASAEVIPDIMLTPLAAFDRLGHRIGYGAGHYDFTFAHLRKTKHVVGIGLAFAAQEIEAVPALSHDVALDYVLTETDVFDFRSSEVAHSLRG; the protein is encoded by the coding sequence ATGCCCGCGCATTCACAGAAAGCCGAACTCCGTGCCAAGGCTCTCGCCAAGCGCGATGCGCTCAGCGAGAAGAAGCGCGCCGCCGCCGCCGCAAAGCTCGGCAAGCGCGGCCTGCCGCTCGAGATCGTGCCCGGCAGCATTGTCTCCGGCTATTCGCCGATTCGCAGCGAGATCGATCCCGTGCCCCTGATGCAGAAGCTCGCGGCCGAAGGCGCGCAGCTGGCGCTGCCTTGCATCACCACGCGTGGCAAGTCGCTGATCTTCCGCATCTGGCATCCAAACGATCGGCTGATGCTCGGCCCGCTCGGCATTCCCGAGCCGTCGCCGGCGTCGGCCGAGGTCATCCCCGACATCATGCTGACGCCGCTCGCCGCCTTCGACCGTCTCGGCCACCGTATCGGCTACGGCGCGGGACATTACGACTTCACCTTCGCGCATTTGCGCAAGACCAAGCACGTCGTCGGCATCGGGCTCGCATTCGCGGCACAGGAGATCGAGGCCGTTCCCGCACTATCGCACGACGTCGCGCTGGATTATGTGCTAACGGAAACCGACGTGTTCGATTTCCGGAGTTCTGAAGTTGCGCATTCTCTTCGTGGGTGA
- a CDS encoding phosphoglycerate kinase, translated as MANKFRTLDGVDVKGKRVLLRVDLNVPMDNGRVTDATRLERVAPTITELSDKKAKVILLAHFGRPKGRDSKDSLKPVADALSKVINRPVAFADDCIGEPAAKAVAALNDGDILCLENTRFHKEEEKNDPAFVAELAKLGDIWVNDAFSAAHRAHASTEGLGHKLPAYAGRTMQAELDALEKALEAPTKPVIAIIGGAKVSTKIDLLENLVSKVDALVIGGGMANTFLHAQGVAVGKSLAEKDLAATAVRIMEKAEAANCAIILPVDATVAYHFAANAPSHAYGLDAIPADGMILDVGPQSVVRVQAAIDDAATLVWNGPLGAFELQPFDRGTVAAAKHAAERTKAKKLISIAGGGDTVAALNQAGVGSDFTYVSTAGGAFLEWMEGKPLPGVEVLRTK; from the coding sequence ATGGCAAACAAATTCCGCACCCTCGACGGCGTCGACGTGAAGGGCAAGCGCGTGCTGCTGCGCGTCGATCTCAACGTGCCCATGGACAATGGGCGCGTCACCGACGCAACGCGGCTCGAGCGCGTCGCGCCGACCATCACCGAGCTCTCCGACAAGAAGGCCAAGGTCATCCTGCTCGCGCATTTCGGCCGGCCGAAGGGCCGCGATTCCAAGGACTCGCTGAAGCCGGTCGCGGACGCGCTGTCCAAGGTTATCAATAGGCCTGTCGCGTTTGCCGACGACTGCATCGGCGAGCCCGCGGCCAAGGCCGTGGCAGCGCTGAACGACGGCGACATCCTGTGCCTGGAAAACACCCGCTTCCACAAGGAAGAGGAAAAGAACGATCCAGCCTTTGTCGCGGAGCTCGCAAAGCTCGGCGACATCTGGGTCAATGACGCGTTCTCGGCTGCGCACCGCGCCCACGCCTCGACCGAGGGTCTCGGCCACAAGCTGCCGGCCTATGCGGGCCGCACCATGCAGGCCGAGCTCGATGCGCTGGAGAAGGCGTTGGAAGCACCGACCAAACCGGTGATCGCGATCATCGGCGGTGCCAAGGTCTCGACCAAGATTGACCTATTGGAAAACCTCGTCAGCAAGGTCGACGCGCTCGTGATCGGCGGCGGCATGGCCAACACCTTCCTGCACGCCCAGGGCGTCGCGGTCGGCAAGTCGCTGGCCGAAAAGGATCTCGCCGCAACCGCAGTGCGCATCATGGAGAAGGCCGAGGCCGCGAACTGCGCGATCATCCTCCCCGTGGACGCGACCGTCGCCTATCACTTCGCCGCCAACGCGCCCTCGCATGCCTATGGCCTCGATGCGATCCCGGCCGACGGCATGATCCTCGACGTCGGCCCGCAATCGGTCGTGCGCGTCCAGGCCGCGATCGACGATGCGGCAACTCTGGTCTGGAACGGCCCGCTAGGAGCCTTCGAGCTCCAGCCTTTCGACCGCGGCACCGTGGCGGCCGCCAAGCACGCGGCCGAACGCACCAAGGCCAAGAAGCTGATCTCGATCGCGGGCGGCGGCGACACCGTCGCGGCGCTCAACCAGGCCGGCGTCGGCTCCGATTTCACCTATGTCTCGACCGCCGGTGGCGCATTTCTTGAATGGATGGAAGGCAAGCCGCTGCCCGGCGTCGAGGTTTTGCGCACCAAGTAA
- the ruvC gene encoding crossover junction endodeoxyribonuclease RuvC, translating to MTALPIRHPVRILGIDPGLRRTGWGVIEAEGNRLVYVACGSVEPPEGLPLSSRLLAIHEGLASVLSHHQPMEAAVEQTFVNKDGVATLKLGQARGVAMLAPAMFGITVAEYAPNQVKKTVVGAGHADKNQIAVMLKILLPKAEPPSADAADALAVAITHAHHRQSAALRLKVVGI from the coding sequence ATGACCGCGCTTCCGATTCGCCATCCCGTCCGCATCCTCGGTATCGACCCCGGCCTGCGCCGCACCGGCTGGGGCGTGATCGAGGCCGAGGGCAATCGTCTCGTCTACGTCGCCTGCGGCTCGGTGGAACCGCCGGAGGGGCTGCCGCTGTCGAGCCGGCTGCTCGCGATCCATGAGGGGCTCGCTTCCGTGCTCTCCCACCACCAGCCGATGGAAGCGGCCGTCGAGCAGACCTTCGTCAACAAGGACGGCGTTGCGACGCTGAAACTCGGCCAGGCCCGCGGCGTCGCCATGCTGGCGCCCGCGATGTTCGGCATCACGGTGGCCGAATATGCGCCCAACCAAGTCAAGAAGACCGTGGTCGGCGCCGGTCACGCCGACAAGAACCAGATCGCGGTGATGCTGAAGATCCTGCTGCCCAAGGCGGAGCCGCCGTCGGCGGACGCCGCCGATGCCCTCGCCGTCGCCATCACCCACGCCCATCACCGCCAAAGCGCTGCCCTGCGGCTGAAGGTGGTCGGGATATGA
- a CDS encoding YebC/PmpR family DNA-binding transcriptional regulator, producing MAGHSQFKNIMHRKGRQDAQKSKLFGKLAREITVAAKLGTPDPNMNPRLRAAVIAARQENMPKDNIERAIKKALGNDGENYDEIRYEGYGPGGVAVIVEALTDNRNRAASDIRSFFTKSGGNLGETGSVSFMFDRTGIIEYDRSVASDDAVLDAAIEAGADDVISGDNGHEIYASTESYRDVAKALEAKFGEPRKAALIWKPQNTVAVDDETGEKLLKLMDLLNEHDDVQNVYANFEISDALMAKMGG from the coding sequence ATGGCCGGACATTCCCAATTCAAGAACATCATGCACCGCAAGGGGCGGCAGGATGCGCAGAAGTCGAAGCTTTTCGGCAAGCTGGCCCGCGAAATCACCGTCGCGGCCAAGCTCGGCACGCCCGATCCCAACATGAATCCGCGCCTGCGCGCGGCCGTGATCGCGGCGCGCCAGGAGAACATGCCGAAGGACAATATCGAGCGCGCCATCAAGAAGGCGCTCGGCAATGATGGCGAGAACTATGACGAGATCCGCTACGAGGGCTATGGCCCGGGCGGCGTCGCCGTCATCGTCGAGGCGCTGACCGACAACCGCAACCGCGCCGCCTCCGACATCCGCTCCTTCTTCACCAAATCCGGTGGAAATCTCGGCGAAACCGGTTCGGTGTCCTTCATGTTCGACCGCACCGGCATCATCGAATATGACCGCAGCGTCGCTTCCGACGACGCGGTGCTCGATGCCGCGATCGAGGCCGGCGCCGACGACGTCATCTCGGGCGACAACGGCCACGAGATCTACGCCTCGACCGAAAGCTACCGCGACGTCGCCAAGGCGCTCGAGGCGAAGTTCGGCGAGCCGCGCAAGGCCGCGCTGATCTGGAAGCCGCAGAACACGGTCGCCGTCGACGACGAGACCGGCGAGAAGCTGCTCAAGCTGATGGACCTGCTCAACGAGCACGACGACGTCCAGAACGTCTACGCCAATTTCGAGATCTCGGACGCGCTGATGGCCAAGATGGGCGGGTGA
- a CDS encoding cytidine deaminase — protein sequence MLSKEDKELIAAATAAISQRYRNDWQEVGAALRTREGRIVTGVNIDAYIGRIAVCAEAIAIGRAITEIGDRGIETIVAVRHPKPDEPGDIAVVSPCGICRELIHDYDAKARVIVPQNGREPEVVTIGELLPNKYRRGNE from the coding sequence ATGCTGAGCAAAGAAGACAAGGAACTCATCGCCGCCGCGACCGCGGCGATCAGCCAACGCTACCGCAACGACTGGCAGGAGGTCGGTGCCGCCCTGCGCACGCGCGAGGGGCGCATCGTGACCGGCGTGAATATCGACGCCTATATCGGCCGCATCGCGGTCTGTGCCGAAGCGATTGCGATCGGCCGCGCGATCACCGAGATCGGCGACCGCGGCATCGAGACCATCGTCGCGGTGCGCCATCCCAAGCCGGACGAGCCCGGCGACATCGCCGTCGTCTCGCCCTGCGGCATCTGCCGCGAGCTGATCCACGACTACGACGCCAAGGCGCGGGTTATCGTGCCGCAGAATGGCCGCGAGCCGGAGGTGGTGACGATCGGCGAATTGCTGCCGAACAAGTACCGGCGGGGCAACGAGTGA
- the gap gene encoding type I glyceraldehyde-3-phosphate dehydrogenase, which produces MAVRVAINGFGRIGRNILRAIAESGRKDVEVVAINDLGPVETNAHLLRFDSVHGRFPGTVTVDGDTISLGGNKIKVTAERDPSKLPWKDLGVDIAMECTGIFTAKEKASAHLTAGAKRVLVSAPADGADATIVYGVNHETLTKDHLVVSNGSCTTNCLAPIAKVLNDLVGIETGFMTTIHAYTGDQPTLDTLHKDLYRGRAAAMSMIPTSTGAAKAIGLVLPELKGKLDGVAIRVPTPNVSVVDLKIVAKRATDAKEVNAAMKRASEQQLKGILGYTTAPNVSIDFNHDPHSSTFHEDQTKVQNGTLVRVMSWYDNEWGFSNRMADTAVAMSKVL; this is translated from the coding sequence ATGGCAGTCCGCGTTGCAATTAACGGTTTTGGCCGCATCGGCCGCAACATCCTGCGGGCCATCGCCGAGTCCGGCCGCAAGGACGTCGAGGTGGTCGCCATCAACGATCTCGGACCGGTCGAGACCAACGCGCATCTGCTGCGCTTCGACTCCGTGCACGGCCGCTTCCCGGGAACCGTGACCGTCGACGGCGACACGATCAGCCTCGGCGGCAACAAGATCAAGGTGACCGCCGAGCGCGATCCCTCGAAGCTGCCGTGGAAGGATCTCGGCGTCGACATCGCGATGGAGTGCACTGGCATCTTCACTGCCAAGGAGAAGGCCTCCGCGCATCTGACCGCCGGCGCCAAGCGCGTGCTGGTCTCCGCGCCCGCTGACGGCGCCGATGCGACGATCGTCTACGGCGTCAACCACGAGACGCTGACCAAGGATCACCTGGTCGTCTCCAACGGCTCCTGCACGACCAACTGCCTCGCTCCGATCGCCAAGGTCCTGAACGACCTCGTCGGCATCGAGACCGGCTTCATGACCACGATCCACGCCTACACCGGCGACCAGCCGACGCTGGACACGCTGCACAAGGATCTCTACCGCGGCCGCGCTGCGGCGATGTCGATGATCCCGACCTCGACGGGGGCCGCGAAGGCGATCGGATTGGTGCTCCCAGAACTCAAGGGCAAGCTCGACGGCGTCGCGATCCGCGTGCCGACGCCAAACGTCTCGGTCGTCGACCTCAAGATCGTCGCCAAGCGCGCCACCGACGCCAAGGAAGTCAACGCGGCGATGAAGCGCGCTTCGGAGCAGCAGCTCAAGGGCATCCTCGGCTACACCACGGCGCCGAACGTCTCGATCGACTTCAACCACGACCCGCACTCCTCCACGTTCCACGAGGACCAGACCAAGGTGCAGAACGGCACGCTGGTGCGCGTGATGTCCTGGTACGACAACGAGTGGGGTTTTTCGAACCGCATGGCGGACACTGCCGTTGCGATGAGCAAGGTGCTCTAA